In the Ochrobactrum sp. Marseille-Q0166 genome, one interval contains:
- a CDS encoding trifunctional transcriptional activator/DNA repair protein Ada/methylated-DNA--[protein]-cysteine S-methyltransferase, with protein sequence MLNTLPDIDTLYNALLARDTAYEGKAYVGVLSTGIFCRLTCPARKPLKENCRFFASISECIADGFRACKRCHPLQPAAEADASVGSLLKALDAQPQRRWSEGDVAGMGFDPSTVRRSFRRHFGITFLEMARQERLRQGFQTLAQGERVIDAQVDAGFESPDAFRNAFARILGLPPAQLQKGGLLRADWIKTPLGTMIAVCDHSSLHLLEFADRKALPQELKKLHKACHGSIGIGRYPSHDVLEQELDAFFAGRSANFNIPLVLHGSAFTRDVWRELQNIEAGQTRSYSEIARAVEKPLAVRAVARANGANQIAIIIPCHRVIGADGSLTGYGGGLWRKQKLIEIEAKYRK encoded by the coding sequence ATGTTGAACACGCTTCCCGATATCGACACTTTGTATAATGCCTTGCTGGCGCGTGACACCGCTTATGAAGGTAAAGCCTATGTTGGCGTGCTTTCAACCGGCATTTTCTGTCGGCTGACCTGTCCTGCAAGAAAGCCGTTAAAAGAGAATTGCCGGTTTTTTGCTTCCATATCTGAATGCATTGCCGACGGTTTTCGTGCTTGCAAAAGATGTCATCCGTTGCAGCCCGCAGCGGAAGCTGATGCTTCTGTCGGTTCTCTGTTGAAGGCGTTGGATGCACAGCCGCAACGGCGCTGGAGCGAGGGCGATGTTGCTGGCATGGGCTTTGATCCATCGACCGTACGGCGTAGTTTCAGACGGCATTTTGGCATTACCTTCCTTGAAATGGCACGGCAGGAACGGTTGCGACAGGGTTTCCAGACGCTTGCACAAGGCGAACGCGTCATCGATGCGCAAGTGGATGCGGGCTTTGAATCGCCCGACGCATTCCGCAATGCTTTCGCACGCATCCTTGGCCTGCCCCCGGCGCAGTTGCAAAAGGGCGGCTTGCTGCGCGCAGACTGGATCAAGACGCCGCTTGGCACGATGATCGCCGTGTGTGATCACTCATCCCTGCATTTGCTGGAATTTGCTGATCGCAAGGCGTTGCCACAAGAGCTGAAAAAGCTGCACAAGGCCTGTCATGGTTCAATCGGTATCGGACGATACCCGTCGCATGACGTACTGGAACAGGAACTCGATGCGTTTTTTGCAGGTCGATCGGCGAATTTCAATATTCCGCTGGTGCTGCACGGCAGCGCTTTCACACGTGACGTCTGGCGAGAGTTGCAGAATATTGAGGCAGGCCAGACACGAAGCTATAGCGAGATTGCAAGGGCAGTAGAAAAGCCGCTTGCGGTTCGTGCCGTGGCGCGGGCCAACGGTGCAAACCAGATTGCTATCATCATTCCATGTCATCGGGTGATTGGTGCCGATGGCTCATTGACCGGTTATGGTGGAGGTCTTTGGCGCAAGCAGAAGCTGATTGAGATTGAGGCGAAATACCGCAAATGA
- the leuB gene encoding 3-isopropylmalate dehydrogenase gives MASRKLLLLPGDGIGPEAMAEVRKIIAFLNSGLNLGFETDEGLVGGSAYDAHGQAISDADMEKALAADAVLFGAVGGPKWDSVPYEVRPEAGLLRLRKDLALYANLRPAICYPALAHSSSLKPEVIEGLDILILRELTGGVYFGEPKEIIDLGNGQKRGIDTQVYDTYEIERIADVAFELARARRNKVTSMEKRNVMKSGVLWNQVVTARHKEKHSDVELEHMLADAGGMQLVRWPKQFDVIVTDNLFGDMLSDVAAMLTGSLGMLPSASLGAADGVTGKRKALYEPVHGSAPDIAGQGIANPIAMIASLAMCLRYSFNLIDEADRLEAAIAGVLDDGLRTADIWSEGTNKVGTTEMGDAILAKFKALSA, from the coding sequence ATGGCATCCAGAAAACTTCTTCTCCTGCCCGGCGATGGCATCGGTCCCGAAGCAATGGCTGAGGTCCGCAAAATTATCGCTTTCCTCAATTCGGGTCTGAATCTCGGTTTTGAAACCGACGAAGGCCTGGTTGGCGGATCGGCATATGATGCGCACGGTCAGGCGATTTCCGATGCGGATATGGAAAAGGCGCTCGCTGCTGATGCCGTGCTTTTCGGCGCGGTTGGCGGTCCCAAGTGGGACAGCGTACCTTATGAAGTGCGTCCAGAAGCAGGCCTGTTGCGTCTGCGCAAGGACTTAGCACTCTATGCCAATCTGCGCCCGGCGATCTGCTATCCGGCACTCGCACATTCATCGTCTCTGAAGCCCGAAGTTATCGAGGGGCTCGACATCCTGATCCTGCGCGAGCTGACCGGTGGCGTTTACTTCGGTGAACCGAAGGAAATCATCGATCTGGGCAACGGCCAGAAGCGCGGTATCGATACGCAGGTGTATGACACTTACGAAATCGAACGTATTGCCGATGTGGCTTTTGAACTTGCGCGCGCACGCCGCAACAAAGTCACCTCGATGGAAAAACGCAACGTAATGAAGTCGGGCGTTTTGTGGAACCAGGTCGTCACGGCTCGCCACAAGGAAAAGCATTCGGATGTTGAACTTGAGCATATGCTGGCTGATGCTGGCGGTATGCAGCTCGTGCGCTGGCCGAAGCAGTTCGACGTGATCGTCACCGACAACCTGTTTGGCGATATGCTTTCCGACGTTGCGGCGATGCTGACCGGTTCGCTCGGGATGTTGCCATCGGCTTCGCTCGGTGCTGCTGATGGTGTGACTGGCAAGCGCAAGGCACTTTACGAGCCAGTACATGGTTCGGCACCGGACATTGCTGGCCAGGGAATTGCCAATCCGATCGCGATGATCGCTTCGCTTGCCATGTGCCTGCGCTACTCGTTCAACCTGATCGATGAAGCTGATCGTCTGGAAGCTGCGATTGCCGGTGTTCTCGATGATGGTCTGCGCACTGCCGACATCTGGTCGGAAGGCACCAACAAGGTTGGCACGACCGAAATGGGCGATGCAATCCTTGCCAAGTTCAAGGCGCTTTCGGCTTAA
- a CDS encoding Trm112 family protein — protein MAIDENTGNLDVKLLELLVCPLTKGPLQYDAENSELISQKAKLAYPVRGGIPIMLPSEARPLE, from the coding sequence ATGGCAATAGATGAAAATACCGGCAATCTCGACGTGAAACTGCTGGAGTTGCTTGTTTGCCCCCTGACCAAGGGGCCGCTTCAATATGATGCGGAAAACAGCGAGCTGATCTCGCAAAAAGCCAAGCTTGCCTATCCGGTTCGCGGTGGTATTCCGATCATGCTTCCATCGGAAGCACGTCCTCTGGAATAG
- a CDS encoding LON peptidase substrate-binding domain-containing protein: protein MQVGNARYRTASDIPELVPVFPLKGALLLPGGQLPLNIFEPRYLEMVEDALAGKRIIAMIQPRIEDANEDDEAETFDETARPQLSQVGCLGRITTYAETGDGRVLITLQGICRFRLLEEVHSRRPYRQCRIAPFLTDLEDPSDLGDVDREALLRAFKEYLEVHNLEADWDSISRAANDTLVNALSMMSPFGPAEKQVLLEAADLKTRAATLIAITEMVLAKNKDDYGSRLQ, encoded by the coding sequence ATGCAAGTGGGCAATGCCCGATATCGTACAGCTTCGGATATTCCAGAGCTTGTCCCGGTATTTCCGCTCAAGGGAGCCCTTCTTTTGCCCGGTGGCCAGCTACCTCTGAATATTTTTGAGCCACGCTATCTCGAAATGGTCGAAGATGCGCTCGCGGGTAAGCGAATTATCGCAATGATCCAGCCTCGCATTGAAGATGCAAATGAAGATGACGAAGCCGAGACATTCGACGAAACGGCTCGACCGCAACTGAGCCAGGTCGGGTGTCTCGGAAGGATTACCACTTATGCTGAGACTGGTGACGGTCGTGTGCTGATTACATTGCAGGGCATTTGCCGTTTCCGGCTTCTGGAAGAAGTGCATTCCCGCAGGCCTTATCGCCAATGCAGGATTGCGCCATTTCTAACCGATCTTGAAGATCCAAGTGATCTCGGCGATGTGGACCGCGAAGCACTGTTGCGTGCTTTCAAGGAATATTTGGAAGTACACAATCTGGAAGCGGACTGGGATAGCATTTCGCGGGCGGCCAATGACACGCTGGTCAATGCACTTTCGATGATGTCGCCATTTGGTCCAGCGGAAAAACAGGTGCTTCTGGAGGCTGCGGATTTGAAAACACGCGCTGCGACCCTGATCGCGATTACCGAAATGGTTTTGGCGAAGAACAAGGACGATTATGGTTCGCGTCTGCAATGA
- the trxA gene encoding thioredoxin, which translates to MTSQNNPYSNSGAQMTGNVSFGTSDPSVGGAPQGSNDLIKDTTTAAFQADVIAESRNQPVLVDFWAPWCGPCKQLTPIIENAVREAGGAVKLVKMNIDDHPSIAGQLGIQSIPAVIAFVNGQPADGFMGALPESKVKEFIAKIGGPSDQEAAISEAVTAAKELVEAGDFVQSAQIFSSILQVAPDNVDAVVGLATCLLESGDADKAREILASLPADKQGAAPVRALETRIALADQVKLIGDPIELERRVQADPNDFQARYDLAQVRNAQGRRVEAADELLAVMKADRSWNDDGARKQLLQFFEAWGNADPATLGARRKLSSLLFS; encoded by the coding sequence ATGACGAGCCAGAACAATCCCTATTCGAACTCAGGCGCACAAATGACCGGCAATGTGTCTTTTGGCACATCGGATCCGAGTGTTGGTGGCGCTCCTCAGGGCAGCAATGATCTTATCAAGGACACGACGACCGCAGCCTTTCAGGCGGATGTTATCGCGGAATCACGAAATCAGCCGGTACTTGTGGATTTCTGGGCGCCATGGTGCGGCCCTTGCAAACAGCTTACGCCCATTATCGAAAATGCAGTTCGTGAAGCAGGCGGCGCAGTCAAGCTCGTTAAGATGAACATTGATGATCATCCATCAATCGCTGGCCAGCTTGGTATCCAGTCCATCCCGGCTGTCATTGCCTTTGTTAACGGTCAGCCAGCCGACGGTTTTATGGGTGCGTTGCCTGAATCCAAGGTGAAGGAATTCATAGCGAAAATCGGAGGCCCCAGCGATCAGGAGGCGGCAATTTCTGAAGCAGTGACAGCCGCAAAGGAATTGGTTGAAGCTGGCGACTTTGTGCAATCGGCGCAGATTTTCTCGTCCATCCTGCAGGTTGCGCCTGATAATGTTGACGCCGTTGTCGGTCTGGCGACTTGTTTGCTTGAATCGGGCGATGCCGATAAGGCGCGCGAAATTCTGGCAAGCCTGCCTGCTGACAAGCAGGGAGCAGCGCCGGTTCGGGCGCTTGAAACCCGGATCGCCCTTGCCGATCAGGTCAAGCTTATTGGTGATCCTATAGAATTGGAGCGCCGTGTGCAGGCTGATCCAAATGATTTTCAGGCGCGTTACGATCTTGCTCAGGTGCGCAACGCACAGGGGCGACGAGTGGAAGCGGCTGACGAGCTGTTGGCGGTCATGAAGGCAGATCGCAGCTGGAATGATGATGGTGCGCGCAAGCAGCTCCTTCAGTTCTTTGAGGCATGGGGTAATGCGGATCCAGCGACATTGGGTGCGCGCCGCAAGCTTTCGTCGCTGCTGTTTTCTTAA
- a CDS encoding prolyl-tRNA synthetase associated domain-containing protein: protein MPMTSAELHEYLKNLGIEVKTVEHPPLFTVADSQSLRGEIAGGHTKNLFLKDKKDNFFLVTVDEEAVVDLKSIHQIIGASSRVSFGKPEKLMEYLGVVPGGVTVFGAVNDTGHNVQIVLDASLMENDIINGHPLTNEATTSIKRDDLMRFLAATGHEVRILAVSEDAKASSEV, encoded by the coding sequence ATGCCTATGACATCGGCCGAGCTGCATGAATATCTGAAAAACCTCGGTATCGAGGTGAAGACGGTGGAGCATCCACCTTTGTTCACGGTTGCCGATTCACAAAGCCTGCGTGGCGAAATCGCGGGAGGTCACACCAAGAATCTATTCCTGAAGGACAAGAAAGACAATTTCTTTCTGGTGACTGTGGATGAGGAAGCGGTCGTTGATCTCAAGTCGATCCATCAGATTATTGGTGCTTCCAGCCGTGTCTCTTTCGGAAAGCCAGAGAAGCTGATGGAATATCTTGGCGTGGTACCAGGCGGCGTAACAGTGTTTGGCGCGGTAAACGATACCGGGCACAATGTTCAGATTGTGCTCGACGCAAGTTTAATGGAAAATGACATCATAAACGGGCATCCACTAACGAACGAAGCCACGACATCAATCAAACGGGATGATCTGATGCGCTTTCTCGCCGCGACAGGACATGAAGTGCGCATTCTTGCTGTTTCAGAGGATGCGAAGGCGTCTTCAGAGGTATAG
- a CDS encoding dienelactone hydrolase family protein — MKRSVLAATFCTFALITLPSNVFAFEVGVREIKVPSAERNKELSVTVWYPAQKGGAAVLYGQNKVFEGTQAYLDAPFAVGTFPVVLLSHGSGGRVEAAGWLAARLAKAGFMVAGPNHPGTTSGDSLPAETPKLWQRTHDISDVTSFLTSDAEWAPHLKADQVGVVGFSLGGATALELIGARANLEAFATYCDQYDKWDCAWYQGGVGYTDGETVKVGMVDLRTVDKMLFEQSNLDTRIKSAVIVDPGLVHAYVPESLKEISVPSAFINLGSGDEIPFAVIADKVSSQVPGAQYETVSGADHFSFLPVCQPSAVDFLDSIGEIDPICADTVKSRSDIHSEVSELVLKHMDETLRK, encoded by the coding sequence ATGAAACGATCTGTTCTAGCTGCAACATTTTGCACATTTGCGTTGATAACTTTACCATCTAACGTATTTGCTTTTGAAGTCGGCGTACGAGAAATAAAGGTGCCGTCGGCCGAGAGGAATAAGGAGCTGTCAGTGACGGTCTGGTATCCTGCTCAAAAGGGCGGTGCAGCTGTCTTATATGGTCAAAACAAGGTTTTCGAAGGCACTCAAGCGTATTTGGATGCGCCTTTCGCTGTAGGGACTTTTCCCGTGGTTCTGCTTTCTCATGGTTCGGGCGGGCGTGTTGAGGCGGCTGGATGGTTGGCTGCACGGCTAGCTAAAGCCGGATTTATGGTTGCCGGACCAAATCATCCGGGCACAACTTCTGGCGACTCGCTTCCTGCGGAAACACCAAAGCTATGGCAGAGAACGCACGATATCTCTGATGTCACAAGCTTTTTGACAAGCGATGCTGAATGGGCACCACATCTTAAGGCTGATCAAGTTGGTGTTGTTGGGTTCTCGTTAGGTGGTGCAACAGCACTTGAGCTGATCGGTGCCCGTGCAAATCTTGAAGCCTTTGCAACTTATTGCGATCAATACGATAAATGGGACTGTGCGTGGTATCAAGGTGGCGTGGGTTATACCGATGGTGAGACCGTTAAGGTCGGTATGGTCGATTTGCGCACTGTCGATAAAATGCTGTTTGAACAATCCAACCTTGACACGCGCATCAAATCAGCAGTGATAGTCGATCCGGGACTAGTTCATGCCTATGTTCCAGAGAGTCTGAAAGAAATCAGTGTTCCAAGTGCTTTTATCAATTTGGGGTCAGGGGATGAAATTCCCTTTGCCGTAATTGCTGATAAAGTGTCCAGTCAGGTTCCAGGCGCTCAATATGAAACAGTGAGCGGAGCTGATCATTTCAGCTTCCTGCCTGTATGCCAGCCAAGCGCTGTTGATTTTCTAGACTCAATTGGGGAAATCGATCCTATCTGCGCTGATACTGTAAAAAGTCGCTCAGACATTCACAGCGAGGTTTCTGAACTGGTATTGAAACACATGGACGAAACGCTTCGAAAATAA
- a CDS encoding AraC family transcriptional regulator, whose translation MIFVPLPFVVALLLTILFFTMLWNRTSAQHNWPFQVLVALCIAQSLAVGLRWGYGLTEVRYLLPIIASALPPLLYASFRTLIGSETDRKTEKLWFIAIFPITVIGLLLIAPILIDSALILLFTGYAIALLYLGRRGPDSLSDARFETAISAHRALLIAAASLCMSAFFDIAILFDFEWTNGRNAALMVSNANLLGLFFLGLTAIVAGKAQPSMPSHEDKSQGVSDREQDQAVLSHVEEVLSEKKLYLDENLTLVRLAKKIGLPARQISTAVNTLTTKNVSQFINDYRIAEACKLLIETDTSVTVIMLDSGFTTKSNFNREFRRVTGLSPLEWRKQKKYSN comes from the coding sequence GTGATCTTCGTTCCCTTACCCTTTGTCGTCGCTTTGCTTTTGACAATCCTGTTTTTTACGATGCTGTGGAACAGAACTTCCGCGCAGCACAACTGGCCATTTCAAGTCCTTGTCGCACTTTGCATTGCGCAGTCATTGGCGGTAGGCTTGCGATGGGGATATGGTCTCACCGAAGTTCGCTATCTGCTTCCAATAATCGCCAGCGCTCTACCGCCATTGCTTTATGCGAGCTTTCGAACCTTGATCGGCTCTGAAACGGACCGAAAAACCGAGAAGCTTTGGTTTATAGCAATTTTCCCAATCACGGTTATAGGCCTGCTATTGATCGCACCTATCCTGATTGATAGTGCTTTGATCCTGCTTTTCACCGGATATGCAATCGCACTGTTATATCTTGGTCGGCGCGGACCAGATTCTTTAAGTGATGCACGTTTTGAAACAGCGATTTCAGCCCATCGTGCACTTCTTATCGCAGCAGCATCTCTCTGCATGTCCGCCTTTTTCGATATCGCAATCCTTTTTGACTTCGAGTGGACGAATGGAAGAAATGCAGCTCTGATGGTCAGCAATGCTAATCTACTTGGGCTATTTTTTCTCGGCCTGACGGCAATCGTCGCCGGTAAAGCGCAACCATCAATGCCGAGCCATGAAGACAAAAGCCAAGGCGTTTCGGACCGCGAACAAGATCAGGCGGTCTTGTCGCATGTCGAAGAGGTTCTATCAGAAAAAAAGCTGTACCTCGATGAGAACCTGACGCTGGTTCGTCTTGCAAAAAAAATTGGCTTACCCGCACGTCAGATTTCAACGGCTGTGAACACTTTGACCACAAAAAATGTGTCGCAATTCATCAATGATTATCGAATAGCTGAAGCTTGCAAGTTACTAATCGAAACAGACACATCCGTGACCGTGATCATGCTCGATTCAGGCTTCACAACGAAGTCGAACTTCAACCGTGAATTCCGCCGTGTGACCGGGCTTAGCCCGCTGGAATGGCGCAAACAGAAAAAGTACTCGAATTAA
- a CDS encoding LacI family DNA-binding transcriptional regulator has protein sequence MADNKIRTMEEFAAASGLSRPTVSKYFDNPESVKPSTRARIEKALKDHNYQPNIFAVSMNRKKPKNIGVIVPHISDPFYAEIIRQIEMRCLAEGYWTIILSSHGDRKLEARAMRTLMSLNISGVLMAPLGFETDAKLLASLSNSMPVVFLDSRISDDQPFVGTDNRQSIGNIVEYLCRTGEHPCFMEMPAVNQNAIERRTAYTSTMERIGIEPIILPMRSKKWDFEELGYEEAGRILDRGGFPTRTVLCANDRIAFGVISAAYERRRHVGREEGCDFRVAGHDDHPLSRFTCPPLTTVAQDYRTIAQLGLDMLFSRINAQKSGSAVEAEITHLASQLILRSSA, from the coding sequence ATGGCGGATAACAAGATCAGGACGATGGAAGAATTCGCTGCGGCTAGCGGATTGTCACGTCCGACTGTTTCGAAGTATTTCGATAATCCCGAGAGTGTAAAGCCATCGACACGTGCGCGCATTGAGAAGGCGCTCAAGGACCATAATTATCAGCCGAATATTTTTGCGGTCAGCATGAACCGCAAAAAGCCAAAGAATATCGGCGTTATTGTTCCGCATATCTCTGATCCTTTTTATGCTGAGATCATTCGTCAGATTGAAATGCGTTGTCTGGCGGAAGGATACTGGACAATCATTCTCTCCTCTCATGGTGATCGTAAACTTGAAGCGCGCGCCATGCGCACGTTGATGTCGTTGAATATATCCGGTGTCCTGATGGCGCCGCTGGGATTCGAGACTGATGCAAAGCTTCTTGCCAGCCTGTCAAATTCGATGCCAGTCGTTTTTCTGGATAGCCGTATTAGTGACGACCAGCCTTTCGTTGGGACTGATAATCGCCAGAGCATTGGCAATATTGTCGAGTATCTCTGCCGCACGGGTGAACACCCTTGTTTCATGGAAATGCCAGCAGTCAACCAGAATGCCATCGAGCGTCGGACTGCTTATACTTCCACAATGGAGCGTATTGGTATTGAGCCGATCATCTTGCCGATGAGGTCAAAGAAATGGGATTTCGAAGAACTCGGCTATGAAGAAGCGGGACGCATCCTGGATCGAGGAGGCTTTCCAACACGGACGGTTTTATGCGCCAATGACCGTATTGCTTTTGGCGTGATTTCAGCCGCTTATGAGCGGCGACGTCACGTTGGGCGGGAAGAGGGATGCGACTTTCGGGTAGCTGGCCATGACGACCATCCACTGAGCCGCTTTACTTGCCCTCCATTGACGACGGTGGCGCAGGATTATCGCACAATAGCCCAACTCGGGCTGGATATGCTGTTTTCGCGGATCAATGCTCAGAAAAGCGGTTCTGCTGTTGAAGCAGAGATCACTCACCTTGCAAGCCAGCTGATTTTGCGTTCATCGGCTTAA
- a CDS encoding substrate-binding domain-containing protein, whose protein sequence is MFRKSLGRILFSGVTLAMLAGVASAEGIGASLLTQQHPFYISLAEAMKKEAQAENVPLEVSIANQDLSKQLADVEDFITKGVDVIIISPVDSKGVRSAINKAQKAGIKVITVDVPANNVEVTSFVGTDNFAGGEKAGELMAKSIGEKGNVAVIEYPTVQSVVDRVEGFKKAIANHPDIKIVSIQPGITRSEALAAAQNIIQANPDIVGIFGFGDDAALAAASAVKSAKLDKQVKVIGFDGMEEARNAVKNDPVMVGVIAQYPDEMGKVAVQTATKVIKGEEVPAKQPIVPGVVTKDGETK, encoded by the coding sequence ATGTTTCGTAAGTCGCTTGGTCGTATTCTTTTTTCTGGTGTCACCCTTGCCATGTTGGCGGGCGTTGCATCCGCTGAAGGCATTGGCGCATCGCTTCTCACCCAGCAGCATCCTTTCTACATCTCGCTCGCTGAAGCGATGAAAAAGGAAGCGCAGGCAGAAAATGTGCCACTTGAAGTTTCCATTGCCAATCAGGATCTGAGCAAGCAGCTCGCTGATGTCGAAGACTTCATCACCAAGGGTGTTGATGTCATCATCATTTCTCCGGTTGACAGCAAGGGCGTCCGCTCTGCCATTAACAAAGCGCAGAAGGCAGGCATCAAAGTCATTACCGTTGACGTTCCAGCCAACAATGTCGAGGTGACTTCTTTTGTCGGCACCGACAATTTTGCGGGCGGCGAAAAGGCCGGTGAGCTGATGGCAAAATCCATCGGTGAAAAGGGCAATGTAGCAGTGATTGAATATCCGACGGTTCAGTCGGTTGTGGACCGTGTCGAGGGCTTCAAGAAAGCGATCGCCAATCACCCGGATATCAAAATTGTATCAATCCAGCCCGGCATCACCCGCTCAGAAGCGCTTGCTGCCGCACAAAACATCATTCAGGCCAATCCTGATATTGTCGGCATTTTCGGTTTCGGCGATGACGCCGCCCTTGCAGCGGCTTCGGCTGTCAAGTCAGCAAAGCTTGACAAACAGGTTAAGGTTATCGGTTTTGACGGCATGGAAGAAGCGCGCAATGCAGTCAAGAATGATCCTGTCATGGTGGGTGTGATTGCTCAATACCCTGATGAAATGGGGAAAGTCGCCGTTCAGACTGCAACAAAGGTAATCAAGGGTGAAGAAGTTCCCGCCAAGCAGCCAATCGTCCCTGGCGTAGTCACCAAGGACGGCGAAACCAAGTAA
- a CDS encoding sugar ABC transporter ATP-binding protein, whose amino-acid sequence MTVINSAPKSNQDIVLDISDVAKSFGPVVALKRMNLTVRRGRVHTLLGENGAGKSTLMKILAGLFKPTSGTILFKGEPYTPKNPRDARASGISIVFQELSLSRNLSVAENILANNEPSRFGFIRERELNMEATRLIAELGLPVDARAKVGDLSIAQRQLVEIAKGLSRPADVVILDEPTSSLSDSEAEILFTIIERLKAQGTAVIYISHRMEEIMRLSDDITVVRDGEYVTTTEKSQTSIDKLIALMVGREMNDIYPPREAPRPSAIVPSILETRNLSVPGKFNNVSIDVKPGEVLGLFGLVGSGRSDVMKALFGMLHPTGDILLDGKPINLASPAQAIANGIAFVTENRKEEGLVLPHSVERNINMVALGQLAGPFGLMRSSAERSSAKAEVLRLAIKTASIDTVAGSLSGGNQQKIVLAKWLQMKPKILILDEPTRGVDVGAKFEIYRIIRELAAHGAAILMVSSELPEVLGLSDRVVVMHNKHVAATLDADGLTPETVMSYAAGMHQ is encoded by the coding sequence ATGACCGTTATCAATTCCGCACCAAAGAGTAATCAGGATATCGTTCTTGATATCAGCGATGTTGCCAAATCATTTGGTCCCGTTGTTGCGCTCAAGCGTATGAATCTGACAGTCCGTCGCGGTCGCGTCCACACATTGCTTGGCGAGAACGGTGCTGGCAAATCCACACTGATGAAGATTCTTGCCGGTCTTTTCAAACCGACATCGGGCACGATCCTGTTCAAGGGGGAGCCTTACACACCCAAAAACCCACGCGATGCTCGCGCAAGCGGCATTTCAATTGTCTTTCAAGAGCTCAGCCTTTCCCGCAACCTGTCCGTTGCCGAAAATATCCTCGCCAATAATGAACCGAGCCGCTTCGGTTTCATTCGCGAACGGGAACTCAATATGGAAGCAACACGACTCATTGCGGAGCTAGGGCTTCCCGTTGATGCACGAGCAAAAGTCGGCGACCTTTCAATCGCGCAGCGTCAGCTCGTCGAGATTGCGAAAGGCCTGAGCCGTCCGGCTGATGTGGTCATTCTTGATGAACCGACCTCTTCCTTATCTGACAGCGAAGCAGAAATTCTTTTCACCATAATCGAACGGCTGAAAGCCCAAGGCACGGCTGTTATCTATATTTCACACCGCATGGAAGAAATCATGCGGCTCTCCGACGATATCACTGTAGTGCGCGACGGCGAGTATGTAACGACAACAGAAAAAAGCCAAACCAGCATCGACAAGCTCATCGCGTTAATGGTCGGGCGTGAGATGAATGATATCTATCCGCCTCGCGAGGCCCCTCGCCCATCAGCAATCGTTCCGTCCATTCTGGAGACCAGGAATCTTTCAGTTCCAGGTAAGTTCAACAATGTATCGATTGATGTGAAGCCCGGCGAAGTGCTTGGGTTGTTCGGTCTTGTCGGTTCTGGCCGATCAGATGTGATGAAGGCTCTCTTTGGCATGCTCCATCCCACCGGCGACATTCTGCTGGACGGAAAACCCATCAATCTCGCGTCACCGGCGCAGGCTATTGCAAACGGCATCGCCTTTGTAACAGAGAACCGCAAGGAAGAAGGCCTCGTTCTGCCCCATAGTGTTGAACGCAACATCAATATGGTAGCGCTCGGCCAGCTCGCAGGTCCTTTCGGCCTGATGCGCTCTTCAGCCGAGCGTTCCAGTGCCAAGGCCGAAGTGCTGCGACTGGCAATTAAAACGGCATCTATCGACACTGTTGCCGGTTCGCTGAGCGGCGGTAATCAACAGAAAATCGTGCTGGCAAAATGGCTTCAGATGAAGCCAAAAATACTGATACTTGATGAACCAACCCGCGGTGTAGACGTTGGCGCAAAATTTGAAATCTACCGCATTATCCGTGAACTTGCCGCCCATGGCGCGGCTATCCTGATGGTTTCTTCAGAGTTGCCGGAGGTTTTGGGTCTGAGTGATCGCGTCGTGGTTATGCACAACAAGCATGTCGCCGCAACACTCGATGCAGACGGCCTGACTCCTGAAACCGTCATGAGCTACGCAGCAGGAATGCACCAATGA